One Panicum virgatum strain AP13 chromosome 9K, P.virgatum_v5, whole genome shotgun sequence genomic region harbors:
- the LOC120648087 gene encoding UDP-glycosyltransferase 73C5-like, with the protein MEARVAGRGLLVRGWAPQAVILSHATVGGFVTHCGWNSTLEAITAGLPVVTWPHFTDQFLNEKMAVEVLGIGVSVGVKEPLAFQAANKEILVGRDVVEKAVRDIMGAGEEIPNVRSISDMPTFPFSAYVWMPY; encoded by the exons ATGGAGGCGCGCGTGGCGGGGCGCGGCCTGCTCGTCCGGGGGTGGGCGCCCCAGGCGGTGATCCTGTCCCACGCCACGGTGGGCGGCTTCGTGACGCACTGCGGCTGGAACTCGACGCTGGAAGCCATCACGGCGGGGCTGCCGGTGGTGACGTGGCCGCACTTCACGGACCAGTTCCTGAACGAGAAGATGGCCGTGGAGGTGCTGGGCATCGGCGTCAGCGTCGGGGTCAAGGAGCCCCTGGCGTTCCAGGCCGCGAACAAGGAGATCCTGGTGGGGCGGGACGTGGTGGAGAAGGCCGTGAGGGACATCATGGgcgccggggaggag ATTCCCAACGTCCGGTCGATCTCCGACATGCCCACCTTTCCATTTTCGGCATATGTGTGGATGCCATATTAA
- the LOC120652009 gene encoding UDP-glycosyltransferase 73E1-like isoform X2 has translation MDGPVLDRMTASVKRCAGRAVNTFFDLEQGYCEIFTSSIKTKPSYFVGPLSLPPAAAAPAPTTGDSAGAGHSPPCIEWLDRMPSRSVVFLCFGSLTHVSDAQLVELALGLEASGKPFLWVIRDNDTWSPPDGWMDRVGARGMVVKGWAPQTRILEHQAVGVFVTHCGWNSVMETVTAGVPALTWPMVFEQFIIERLLTEVLEIGERLFPERAGVRSTRYEEHDLVPAEVVARAVTKFLEPGGRGDAARRRVKELSARARAAVAEGGTSHRDLQRLIDDLVQARTEQRQSNSSTLKK, from the coding sequence ATGGATGGCCCCGTCCTGGATCGGATGACCGCAAGCGTGAAAAGGTGTGCCGGCCGGGCCGTGAACACCTTCTTCGACCTAGAGCAAGGGTACTGCGAGATTTTCACTAGCAGTATAAAGACGAAGCCCTCCTACTTTGTTGGGCCCCTCTCGCtgccgccggcagcggcggcgccggcaccaACAACAGGAGACAGCGCAGGAGCAGGGCACTCGCCGCCGTGCATCGAATGGCTCGACAGAATGCCGTCTCGATCGGTCGTGTTCCTGTGTTTCGGCAGCTTGACCCATGTCTCCGACGCCCAGCTCGTGGAGCTGGCTCTCGGGCTCGAGGCCTCGGGGAAGCCGTTCCTGTGGGTCATCAGGGACAATGATACGTGGTCGCCGCCGGATGGGTGGATGGATCGCGTTGGTGCGAGGGGCATGGTCGTCAAGGGCTGGGCGCCGCAGACGCGGATCCTGGAACACCAGGCGGTGGGGGTGTTCGTGACCCACTGCGGCTGGAACTCCGTCATGGAGACGGTGACCGCCGGCGTGCCGGCGCTGACGTGGCCGATGGTGTTCGAGCAGTTCATCATCGAGCGGCTGCTGACCGAAGTGCTGGAGATCGGGGAGCGGCTGTTCCCGGAGCGTGCCGGGGTGCGTAGCACCAGGTACGAAGAGCACGACCTGGTCCCGGCAGAGGTCGTGGCGCGGGCGGTGACCAAGTTCCTGGAGCCCGGAGGCAGAGGAGACGCGGCGAGGAGACGGGTGAAGGAGCTCTCCGCCCGAGCTCGTGCTGCCGTGGCGGAAGGCGGCACCTCTCACCGCGATCTGCAGCGCCTCATCGACGACCTCGTGCAAGCAAGAACAGAGCAGCGGCAAAGTAACAGCAGCACCCTCAAAAAGTAA
- the LOC120652009 gene encoding UDP-glycosyltransferase 73E1-like isoform X1 — protein sequence MDGPVLDRMTASVKRCAGRAVNTFFDLEQGYCEIFTSSIKTKPSYFVGPLSLPPAAAAPAPTTGDSAGAGHSPPCIEWLDRMPSRSVVFLCFGSLTHVSDAQLVELALGLEASGKPFLWVIRDNDTWSPPDGWMDRVGARGMVVKGWAPQTRILEHQAVGVFVTHCGWNSVMETVTAGVPALTWPMVFEQFIIERLLTEVLEIGERLFPERAGVRSTRYEEHDLVPAEVVARAVTKFLEPGGRGDAARRRVKELSARARAAVAEGGTSHRDLQRLIDDLVQARTEQRQSNSSTLKKIPVHASCMPLPF from the exons ATGGATGGCCCCGTCCTGGATCGGATGACCGCAAGCGTGAAAAGGTGTGCCGGCCGGGCCGTGAACACCTTCTTCGACCTAGAGCAAGGGTACTGCGAGATTTTCACTAGCAGTATAAAGACGAAGCCCTCCTACTTTGTTGGGCCCCTCTCGCtgccgccggcagcggcggcgccggcaccaACAACAGGAGACAGCGCAGGAGCAGGGCACTCGCCGCCGTGCATCGAATGGCTCGACAGAATGCCGTCTCGATCGGTCGTGTTCCTGTGTTTCGGCAGCTTGACCCATGTCTCCGACGCCCAGCTCGTGGAGCTGGCTCTCGGGCTCGAGGCCTCGGGGAAGCCGTTCCTGTGGGTCATCAGGGACAATGATACGTGGTCGCCGCCGGATGGGTGGATGGATCGCGTTGGTGCGAGGGGCATGGTCGTCAAGGGCTGGGCGCCGCAGACGCGGATCCTGGAACACCAGGCGGTGGGGGTGTTCGTGACCCACTGCGGCTGGAACTCCGTCATGGAGACGGTGACCGCCGGCGTGCCGGCGCTGACGTGGCCGATGGTGTTCGAGCAGTTCATCATCGAGCGGCTGCTGACCGAAGTGCTGGAGATCGGGGAGCGGCTGTTCCCGGAGCGTGCCGGGGTGCGTAGCACCAGGTACGAAGAGCACGACCTGGTCCCGGCAGAGGTCGTGGCGCGGGCGGTGACCAAGTTCCTGGAGCCCGGAGGCAGAGGAGACGCGGCGAGGAGACGGGTGAAGGAGCTCTCCGCCCGAGCTCGTGCTGCCGTGGCGGAAGGCGGCACCTCTCACCGCGATCTGCAGCGCCTCATCGACGACCTCGTGCAAGCAAGAACAGAGCAGCGGCAAAGTAACAGCAGCACCCTCAAAAA GATTCCagtgcatgcatcatgcatgccaTTGCCATTCTGA
- the LOC120652008 gene encoding UDP-glycosyltransferase 73C4-like: MAAPVQSRKLRILLMPFFASSHIGPFTNLAVHLAAARSDIVEATVAVSTANAAVVRSALARQLSPGSATAVRIATYPFPVVDGLPPGVENLSTVKAEDAWRISVATFDETVMRPGQEALIREHSPDAIISDGHFFWNTDIAANLGVPCISFQVIGTFAATAITHLRDADIHGIAEGGVVALPRAEGGGDILIPHTELPEFVRSQEILDGPVMDRITSSIKRCAGRAVNTFYDLEQGYCDIFASSIKTLPSYFVGPLALQPAAEAPAETTTGDSAGAGHSPPCIEWLDRMPSRSVVFLCFGSLTHVSDAQLVELALGLEASGKPFLWAIRKDTWSPPDGWMDRVGERGMLVRGWAPQTQILEHQAVGAFVTHCGWNSVLETVSAGVPALTWPMDFEQFIIERLLTEVLEIGERLFPEGAGVRSTRPQEHDLVTAEVVAQAVTKFMEPGGRGDAARRRVKELSARAHAAVAEGGSSHRDLHRLIHDLVQARTAAAN; the protein is encoded by the coding sequence ATGGCTGCTCCTGTCCAGAGCAGGAAGCTGCGCATCCTCCTCATGCCCTTCTTCGCCTCTAGCCACATCGGCCCATTCACCAACCTCGCCGTCCACCTCGCGGCTGCGCGGTCGGACATCGTCGAGGCCACCGTCGCCGTCAGCACGGCGAACGCCGCGGTCGTGCGGTCAGCTCTTGCACGGCAGCTGAGCCCCGGCAGCGCGACGGCGGTGAGGATAGCGACGTACCCGTTCCCGGTGGTGGATGGCCTCCCGCCGGGGGTGGAGAACCTCTCGACCGTCAAGGCCGAGGACGCGTGGAGGATCTCCGTCGCCACTTTCGACGAGACCGTGATGCGGCCCGGCCAGGAAGCCCTCATCAGGGAGCACTCGCCGGACGCCATCATCAGCGATGGGCACTTCTTCTGGAACACCGACATCGCCGCCAATCTCGGCGTGCCATGCATCTCTTTCCAAGTCATCGGAACCTTCGCGGCGACGGCCATCACACACCTCAGGGATGCCGACATCCATGGCATCGCTGAAGGAGGTGTGGTGGCTCTGCCTCGAGCtgaaggcggcggcgacatACTGATCCCGCACACGGAGCTGCCTGAGTTCGTGAGGAGCCAGGAAATCTTGGACGGCCCCGTCATGGATCGGATCACCTCGAGCATCAAAAGGTGCGCCGGCCGGGCCGTGAACACCTTCTACGACCTGGAGCAAGGGTACTGCGACATTTTCGCGAGCAGTATAAAGACACTGCCCTCCTACTTCGTTGGGCCTCTCGCGCtgcagccggcggcggaggcgccggcagAAACAACAACAGGAGACAGTGCAGGAGCAGGGCACTCGCCGCCGTGCATCGAATGGCTGGACAGAATGCCATCTCGATCAGTTGTGTTCCTATGTTTCGGCAGCTTGACCCATGTCTCCGATGCCCAGCTCGTGGAGCTAGCTCTCGGGCTTGAAGCCTCGGGGAAGCCGTTCCTTTGGGCCATCAGGAAGGATACATGGTCGCCGCCGGACGGGTGGATGGATCGTGTTGGGGAGCGGGGCATGCTCGtcaggggctgggcgccgcagaCGCAGATCCTGGAACACCAGGCGGTGGGGGCGTTCGTGACCCACTGCGGCTGGAACTCCGTGCTAGAGACGGTGAGCGCCGGCGTGCCGGCGCTGACGTGGCCGATGGACTTCGAGCAGTTCATCATCGAGCGGCTGCTGACCGAAGTCCTGGAGATCGGGGAGCGGCTGTTCCCGGAGGGTGCCGGGGTGCGGAGCACCAGGCCTCAGGAGCACGACCTGGTCACGGCCGAGGTCGTGGCGCAGGCGGTGACCAAGTTCATGGAGCCCGGAGGCAGGGGAGATGCGGCGAGGAGACGGGTGAAGGAGCTCTCCGCCCGGGCTCATGCTGCCGTGGCGGAAGGCGGCTCCTCTCACCGCGACCTGCACCGCCTGATACACGACCTCGTGCAAGCAAGAACAGCCGCAGCAAACTAA